The window CGTGGTGCGCGCGCCGATCGTCGCCGAGGCCAGCATGCCGCGGGTGATGGCGCCGGGCGACCGCGGCACGGTCACCCTCGACATCACCAACTTCACCGGAAAGCCGGGCGAGTTCAAGGTGCGGGTGGATGGCATCGGCCCGGCGTCGGTCGGTGAGGGCAGCCGCACGCTGCAACTCGCCGGCGAGGCCAAGTCCACGCTCAGCTTCCCGCTGGCCGCGCAGGAAGGTTTCAGCGTGGCGCAGGTGCGGGTGCGGGTGGATGGCAACGGCGCGAAAGTCGACCGCAAGTACGACCTGCCGGTGCGCCCGGCCTGGCCCTCGGTCGTGCGTTCGCGCACGCAGGTGCTGGGCGAGGGTGGCGCAGCGACGATGGATGCCGGCTTTGCCGAAGGGTTGATGCCGGGTTCGGTGAGCGCGCGGATGCTGGTGAGCGCGGTGCCGCCGATCCCGTTCGCGGCGGCGCTGAAGGGCGCGCTCGACTATCCCTACGGTTGCGCCGAGCAGACCACCAGCAAGGGCTACGCGGCGTTGCTGCTGGATGCCGCCAGCGCGAAGCAGTTCGGCATCGGCGGACTGGATGCGGCCAAGCGGCGCGCGCGCATGGAAGGCGCGTTCGGTCGGCTTGCCTCGATGCAGGTGTCGTCCGGGCATTTCTCGATGTGGGGCAGCGACGACTACGTCGATCCCGCGTTGACTCCGTACATCGTCGAGTTCCTGCTGGACGCGCGCGAGGGCGGCTTCGCGGTGCCGGAGGCGGTGCTGCAGAAGGCGCTGCAACGGCTGAGCGAGGACCTGCTGGCCGGTGGCCACGAGTTCTACGGTCGTGACCATCGCGAGTATCTGAAGTTCGCCTACCAGGCGCATGCGGGTTACGCGTTGGCGCGCGTCAATCGTGCGCCGTTGGGGACCTTGCGCGCGCTTTACGACAACGAGCGCAAGAAAGCCTTGAAGGGCCTGCCGCTGGTCCAGCTCGGACTGGCGCTGGCGATGCAGGGCGACAAGGTGCGCGGGCAGAAGGCGATCGCCGAGGGCTTCGCGTTCCAGGGCGATCGTGTGGGCTATCTGGGCGATTACGGCAGCCCGTTGCGCGACGGCGCGTTGATGATCGCGCTCACTCACGAGCGTGGTTATTCAAAGCCGGCCTTCGATGCCAAGGCGATCGACCTCGGCCGCGACCTGGATGCGCGCCGCAACGCGCCGTGGTTCTATCTCAGCACGCAGGAGCAGATCGCGCTGGCCCGGCTCGGCAAGGCGTTGCTGGCCGACCAGAAGAAGAACGTGGCCGGCACGCTGACCACTGCGACAGGCAACGAGACCATCGCCGCGACGAAAGCCTTCGGGCGCGATTTCGATTTCGCCGCGCTGGCCAAGGGCGTGCGTTTCGTGCCGCAAGGTGAGCCGCCGTTCTACGCCAGCCTGGACGTGGCCGGGGTGCCACGCAGCGCACCGGCGGCGGATGCCAGTGTGATCAACGTCGAGCGCAGCCTGTTCGGGACCGATGGCAAGCCGTGGACGCCGCGGCCACTGAAGGAAGGCGAGGCCCTGATCGTCCGCGTGAGCATCACTGCCGATCGCGACATGCCGGACGCGTTGCTTACCGATTTGCTGCCGGCCGGCCTTGAGATCGAGAACTTCAACCTCGGGGACGGCAAGCAATGGGCCGACGTGGTGGTCGACGGCATCGACATCACCTCACGCGGTGGCGAAGCCGAGATCCGCCATGAGGAGTTCCGCGACGACCGTTACATCGCCGCGCTGAAGCTTGGCGCGGGCAGCCGGGCGCGGTTGTTCTACCTGGTGCGCGCGGTCACCCCCGGCACCTACACCGCGCCGCCGTCGCTGGTCGAGGACATGTATCGCCCCGCTCTGCGCGGCGTGGGCAAGGCGGTGCCGGCGAGCATTACGGTGGTGCAGCCTTGATTGTGTCTCCCTCTCCCAAAGGCGGGAGAGGGGGCAAGGCGCGACGCGTGCTGCCCTGGTTGCGCTGGGGCACTGTCGCGTTGCTAGCAAGTCTGTTGCTGCTCGACTTGGTTTTCCCGCTGCCACTGCCAACCACGCGCGACACCAGCATCGTGGTTTCGGCACGCGACGGCAGCCCGTTGCGCGCGTTCGCCGATGCACAAGGCATCTGGCGCTATCCGACCACGCCGGAACGGGTCTCGCCGCTGTACGTGCAGGCGTTGCTGGCGTACGAGGATCGATGGTTCTGGAAGCACCCGGGCATCAATCCAGTCGCATTGCTGCGTGCTGGCGGTCAAGTGTTGGGCAACCGCAGGATCGTCTCGGGCGGATCGACGCTGACCATGCAGGTGGCGCGGATCCTGGATCCCGGCCTGCGCGGCGCGCGCACGCGCACGCCGCTGGGCAAGTTGCGGCAGGTGCTCCGCGCATTGCAGTTGGAAGCGCATCTCTCGAAGCGCGAAATCCTCACGCTATACCTGGAACGCGCGCCGTTTGGCGGCACCATCGAAGGCGTGGAAGCGGCGAGTTGGGCCTATCTCGGCAAACCCGCCGCGCGGTTGTCGCATGCGGAGGCCGCGCTGCTCGCGGTGCTGCCGCAGGCACCGAGCCGGCTGCGGCCCGACCGCTCGCCCGACGCTGCCCGCAACGCACGCGACAAGCTGCTGGCACGGATGGCGAGCAGCGGCACCTGGACGCAGGCGCAGGTCGAGGATGCGCGCATCGAGGGCGTCGTCTCGCGCCGGCTGCGTCCGCCGATGGATGCAGCCTTGCTCGCCCAGCGCCTGCGCACCGCGTATCCGAAGGCGGAGCGCATTGCTTCGACGCTGGATGCCTCGTTGCAGCGCACCTTGGAGGAACGCGTTTCCACGTACTTCTCCGACCTGCCGCCGCGCACGTCTGCCGCCTTGTTGGTGCTCGACAACGCCACGCTGGAAGCGCGCGCCTATGTCGGTTCGGTGGCGTTCGGCGACAAGCTGCGGCTGGGCCACGTCGACATGGTGCAGGCGTGGCGCTCGCCCGGTTCGACGCTCAAGCCGTTCCTCTACGGCATGGCGCTCGATGCCGGGATGATCCATTCCGAAAGCCTGCTGGTGGATGCGCCGCAGTCGTTCGGCGGCTATCGGCCCTCCAATTTCGATGCCGCGTTCAACGGTCCGGTGGGCGCTGCCACGGCGCTGCGGCTGTCGCTCAACGTACCGGCGGTGGACCTGCTGGAACGCGTCGGCCCGGCACGCTTTGCGGCGCGGCTGGAACATGCCGGCATCACCCTGAAATTCCCGCGTGGTGCGTCGCCGAACCTGTCGATGATCCTGGGCGGTACCGGTGCGCGGCTGGAGGATCTGGTCGGCGCGTTCGCGGCGTTGCATCGCGACGGCATCGCCGGCCGCGTGCGCTACTCGCCGGCCGATCCGCGCATCGAGCGTCGGCTGCTGTCGCCGGGGGCGGCATGGATCGTGCGCGAGGTAATGGCCGCCAACCCGCGTCCCGGCGAAGGTGAGGGCACCTTCGATACCGGCCGGCGTCCGCGCGTCGCATGGAAGACCGGCACCAGTTACGGCTATCGCGACGCGTGGGCGATCGGCGGCACGCCTCGTTACACGGTGGGCGTGTGGGTGGGTCGCCCGGATGGCACGCCGATGCCTGGTCAATACGGTGCAGTGACTGCGCTGCCGTTATTGTTTGAAGTCGTCGACAGCTTGCCGCGCCAACCGGGCGATGCCGGGCGCGTGCCCAGGCCGGCCAGCGTGGTCGAAACGGATATCTGCTGGCCGCTCGGCATCGCCGCCGATGCGCAGCCGGCCGCACTGTGCCAGAAGCGGATGCAGGCGTGGGTGCTGGATGGCGCGATTCCGCCGACTTTCGCCGAACGCGATGCGCGCTTGTGGAACGCCGGCATCGAACGCGTACAGGTAGATGCGCGCAGCGGCCGTCGGTTGTCTGCCGACTGCGCGTTTCCGCATGACGCACGCGCGATGGAGATCGCGCGCTGGCCGGCGCTGGCGTCACCGTGGTTGCCGGCCGCGTGGCGGGATGCATCGCGCTTGCCGCCACTCGCCGATGACTGCAGCGACGATGGCCGCGATGCCGGTACGGCACTGCGCATCGAAGGTCTCAACGATGGTGCGACGCTGGTGTCGCCACCCGGTGGCGACGGTGGTGTGCGCCTGTCATTGCGTGCGCTGGGCGGCGAGGGTCGCGTGCAGTGGTTGCTGGACGGCCGCTGGATCGGTGAAACCCATGGCGGCCGTTCGCTGGTGCATGTCTTCGACACGCCCGGCACGCATGAACTGACCGCGCTGGCGGATTCCGGCGCGTGGCACGGCATCCGCTTCAGCATGTTGGCGCCGGCGCGCTGACGCACCGGCGCGACCGATCACTCAAGCGGGCAGGTTGGCCAGCACGTGTTCCGCGGACGACACCCGGAACTCGCCCGGTGCCTCGACGTACAGCTCGCGCACCACGCCGTCTTCGGCATACAGCGCGAAGCGCTTGCTGCGGGTGCCCATCCCGAAACCGCTGGCATCCATTTCCAGGCCCAGCGCACGGGTGAAGTCGGCATTGCCGTCGGCGAGCATGCGCATCCCGGTGGGCACGTGCTGGCTCTCGCCCCAGGCCTGCATCACGAAGGGATCGTTGACCGCCATGCAGGCGACCTCGATGCCGCGTTCGCGGAACGCATCGAAGTGTTCGACGAAGCCGGGCAGGTGGCGTTCCGAGCAGGTCGGGGTGAACGCCCCGGGCACCGAGAACAGCACTAGCTTGCGGCCCTCGAACAGGGCCAGGGTGTCGATCTTGTGCACGCCGTCATCGACGTATTGCAGGATCGCCTCTGGAATGCGTTCGCCGGGCTGGATCGACATGCTGGAACCTCGTCACGTTGGGGTGCGCCAGTCTACCCGGGCGCCACGGCCGATCGGTTACCCTCGTCCGCCTGTCGCGGCATGGAGTCTCCATGGAGTTCAAGGATTACTACGGGGTGCTGGGCGTGGAGCCGAGCGCGGGCGACGCGGAGATCAAGACCGCGTACCGGCGGCTGGCGCGCAAGTTC of the Thermomonas carbonis genome contains:
- the pbpC gene encoding penicillin-binding protein 1C, whose amino-acid sequence is MIVSPSPKGGRGGKARRVLPWLRWGTVALLASLLLLDLVFPLPLPTTRDTSIVVSARDGSPLRAFADAQGIWRYPTTPERVSPLYVQALLAYEDRWFWKHPGINPVALLRAGGQVLGNRRIVSGGSTLTMQVARILDPGLRGARTRTPLGKLRQVLRALQLEAHLSKREILTLYLERAPFGGTIEGVEAASWAYLGKPAARLSHAEAALLAVLPQAPSRLRPDRSPDAARNARDKLLARMASSGTWTQAQVEDARIEGVVSRRLRPPMDAALLAQRLRTAYPKAERIASTLDASLQRTLEERVSTYFSDLPPRTSAALLVLDNATLEARAYVGSVAFGDKLRLGHVDMVQAWRSPGSTLKPFLYGMALDAGMIHSESLLVDAPQSFGGYRPSNFDAAFNGPVGAATALRLSLNVPAVDLLERVGPARFAARLEHAGITLKFPRGASPNLSMILGGTGARLEDLVGAFAALHRDGIAGRVRYSPADPRIERRLLSPGAAWIVREVMAANPRPGEGEGTFDTGRRPRVAWKTGTSYGYRDAWAIGGTPRYTVGVWVGRPDGTPMPGQYGAVTALPLLFEVVDSLPRQPGDAGRVPRPASVVETDICWPLGIAADAQPAALCQKRMQAWVLDGAIPPTFAERDARLWNAGIERVQVDARSGRRLSADCAFPHDARAMEIARWPALASPWLPAAWRDASRLPPLADDCSDDGRDAGTALRIEGLNDGATLVSPPGGDGGVRLSLRALGGEGRVQWLLDGRWIGETHGGRSLVHVFDTPGTHELTALADSGAWHGIRFSMLAPAR
- a CDS encoding peroxiredoxin, with amino-acid sequence MSIQPGERIPEAILQYVDDGVHKIDTLALFEGRKLVLFSVPGAFTPTCSERHLPGFVEHFDAFRERGIEVACMAVNDPFVMQAWGESQHVPTGMRMLADGNADFTRALGLEMDASGFGMGTRSKRFALYAEDGVVRELYVEAPGEFRVSSAEHVLANLPA